In the genome of Dunckerocampus dactyliophorus isolate RoL2022-P2 chromosome 6, RoL_Ddac_1.1, whole genome shotgun sequence, one region contains:
- the LOC129182705 gene encoding dynein heavy chain domain-containing protein 1-like isoform X7, whose amino-acid sequence MNMLAETQKRLEYVQSLRDNICQNYRAMTTQGLNLEQKMVDIWNSYYSHLNQAESNVFSRVPTVANALDTMFPLLASDLKSMVCKATSGPFLDPRQNADKLASELNYMCLRVETITANLEQLCQTGEVIQENPVDLTDLTDINKLTARKELWELIALYRRRLHGWKKVLFIKLDVSQSQENISQWQQQVATLTNTIPADDAVLQETSENLENLNRQFNVLARFLSPPIKPKHRNSFFQGVGLMRASDKNVTVAQLIYQRFDVHQKFINKICSDAQHEYEMEQTFQKIQEEWINRMFQLHNLTGPCRHNGEREVSEEDLTSDTYCDVKIFIGLEIIFTDIEHDLMTLTNMQKSRHSADFRLQVEEWMHSLQDLEKLLHFFEIYQQKWIFLSNTFEETSLGVQRWDLLAQFKSVDKTFKTMLHCISNHPNVLNLVRPKTTNDKFHGASLSQILIDGLSIMEAISNQIANYLHSLCSAYPRLFFLSDGEVVQLLSVKVTPTSLLPFVRKFFKGVQCLEVEETSNTTDLKAICDCHKQKRVLGVFGSLQEHITFLSPLELNTNPLLWLSMFEEQLKFTMKQLMKQCADEQKLLDPSIENSACDDSQVGHGNGLPLLDLTSKYPLQCLLVVVEITWYRVLHLAFQESNAVKLSTIKRLNCAQLENLCQYLRDTGSSKYTMTCLRMLVLLTIKHAQQLTQLMQVQCPPESSFEWLSSLKYCTTSKDPGLKETDEPQCYVHVMDYRLQYGYEYFGPECWRMVHTPCTDQGMMGILLAVMCYRCGFVSGPRMSGKTKTVVHLGKALGRLVVMLHCCPNMARDIFQKMLLGALLTGAWFVLDSVDLLPQGVQASLAQQLEEIYQSLSGLSRQKKQGVKKQEKTDLEIVFSGVNITASPNYGCVLISSKEHTSEISQSLRFSTRPVALIHPNYGIITEVMLTSFGFTEAKSLSQRLVSLISFTKDCLCLPDFNAQGQGGHLVLLQSILSASKKQLKEIILDPKFSGKSRQSLVIQAVLTSPENDNVEEFNEDQQQAIIPRLLEEIAFVKAIHSVLSQIIYVPEKASQFNSIFKDMFPIACQLPFILQYTKEEQDYGLKEAVKDELEQQLCQSNSEIICQVFTLYQTLRFSQAVILVGPSGSGKTTCYNTLAGALSKLADKTDHISGKSMLKTDNPCIEQISAINWSFVNTVVLFPNALSHEELFGRFSDKIGWQDGAMAKALRDSGRHKPGNLDGKSLNHKTKAEKWLVMDGKPVGQPGWLDHMGILSNYEEPSLTLPSGETLVPSQSHFKLLVETTDLSHASPSAMTHCSLIHFAGTDLWKDVWKSEMDLLYYRHILDQETLKMWTELAEDLFSSTLRALKKNGISTKGQSYTYGLTEIMSFIRILRALLQHFSKELKKDEEQKDSGGADFTINKEIFLLAYVWGFGGNLHSRLWPQFDVVARQELVNCRYKVVFPDEGTVFEFFFSIDSRIYSNNTMLTKSITPKYWKYTCLLTVMLEANQPVLLAGEPGSGKTTVCNTLLRFDKPHIKLPASSMRGPTDLRHLLCGISHQRTCQNTKGVMSNHPGLLLYVDDLHEAPCDVTGKISKILETLRQSISKSGVIACDTHHFKVLSPGTITYLATCCIFELDNPHVNVISSRLSRLFSIFVLPSLTTELILSIHSPQLKLWLKDMSLIPSVTDMVNCIITATKNLYEDVCNHFQPTPQKPCFMFSHIDLQKVFQGLCLWRPDLPKTETQDANLQSKCSPICQDPLVTELYIAHLWMHECKRTFGDRISSEDENKTLESLITKEASAQFRLQLPNESYLDTIFLQSSASHTAHLDPASEPKPTASTEPLSILLEKNSCEVPRRQSQFIKHLQEVTAKLTYGPQHFEDSIFKCNCSYQPRDIDALVQDLSALIDMKEDNKEQEIDVTLTSKYVVHRQRMHQLLHIIRALLIPGGHGVLMASDRNTGRKTTVRLAAYVTGCHLIEVHAGNENQLHTILKDAGNRTQVSEVYTVILVHENISSSVRDELLVALRAYPGLYTDQELAKLVSRVTAVNKTKKFLLDSWIFDKSLCQNLRDVHVFLLMPFVATANSGNHECKAQMTKALGLCCVELYKPWYNQSLVEVAAQFLTKIGQNVKIQGSSQAGMAAVMAGIHQSAYQYASVLLMTQPFSPYTYMEFISHFSYICKVLHKELDDRTNRLNAGLSHLDALDIIAMKYKQDLIRVQRKVAEIQQRANELQGAIDHQNSLLKKTEKKCAAQERKIEILEAKIAASEKVLRPFFVAALTVLESLDPLDLEEVRHYREPPDGVVMVMDAICVLFDRPPGWDNAKRLFGQCNLYKCLELFDFYGITDRQMRQLGQLITNPTFVPECVREVSRACEALSRWVLAVYRCGCMRHQLVIRKQLDGRAKEAEARLQQIKSYMEDINHRLKDLRVKLQPVQKLLNEQLLLLHEAEDLERKAAYAVELLARHAEVWRAAAQESLLERQRLPGDAMILAAIMSYLGPFAADVRTELLSKWKELCQTGSIDTNPKDPRSSLIASPDITPTESITSFPVALSEMLRQPLCRALGIKHDWPLQDTSSTRLEMKLLLWGCRRSWVKHWPLLADTQHHLEISSHNGVITGETGDDTSLGKELECEIVVSADDPRLLVHLSLAAEKGLKVLVTHVERATASPHFLARLSRSGGCCPPGLKQTPHQTHRDFCLFLSTHLPARLLSSAVHPSILAQVFVVDLSPSSDQIQELMLTQLLQSEFKAMLIQHLRIQNDKQLLQKKLATEEDSVLDAILQSNATLMQESGFLSHVAVVQESMTYTQTEIQLVNEVKEYLEPLLDAPHQLVKLAVLFYQALQQVSRLSPAYYFPLSGFLAVMHEAFVEKGRTLVSYATGQVLGGVIPEIRNKMVGSLLFHYRPRLFKSHSAVLKLLLTLAVMQHNQLCSPPERTAFLKGINDIQKLATHASPSSTEIPSWISPHVHPDIICLEKMSSFRGLTDSLASSHELWQEYLRSPSSVVTGPVPCDSHSHLSLMQRALLLKTLSPHCMEELAKAMATCQPCPPLHTAAINAPHCGNPKALHPFLVNHEGPIILIWPCLSKDKWTSIQPLLLVKQLACIAADTKEVKVIFTGGCCDSEVTISTLGKAVRDGHWLVFNDCHLLEQWDANVVAHLNQLVSPSMGRGHMKNPHPNFRMWFLTEETSSSSSIPASVRMRALPLVCDTSWDVKEELSCSLQLLSSIVQRQTPAGIMADNMELLLRCATFHTVLIQREAYKYLSQARMYSWNQADLLALAHALISIASLCHDKTKALQYIAVNLVYGGHVLESIDSEVVRSNVDTCFSTEPLLDSGPQMLANIISSAEHRDLSKLIQVLNRHLLNSLDISDPALLGYSADVPAEIIKINSHKLITLLQVSQAPGGITTSSSRDIATLPKLSHARERLQALQDYLTHENNIRTRNAGPVFQSPLYDFLLAEWNALSGLVSSLLSQLRQPLRYMAAIILSFPDLTALSRLERRAELLSAYLWRDNTSAPRSAYRLSAFTNARGLLVALMRRAAQLHHKYISDITLHFEVHREDAFFQIPPRDAVYLCGLQLRGASWEAQIGALENTLSPQPCSMPLICVMARVKELNFLPSRSALPIYQCPIYVEDLNTGEEGLADFSSVATVPLPCNSDPSLCSLRVVRLVSKLCDS is encoded by the exons CTTGATGTATCACAATCTCAAGAGAACATTTCCCAGTGGCAGCAGCAAGTTGCAACTCTGACAAACACCATACCTGCTGACGATGCAGTGCTGCAGGAGACTTCAGAAAATCTTGAAAATTTAAACCGTCAGTTTAATGTCTTGGCCAGGTTTCTGAGCCCTCCAATCAAACCAAAACACAGGAACAGTTTTTTCCAAG gcgttgggctAATGCGTGCTTCTGATAAAAACGTGACTGTTGCTCAGCTGATTTATCAGCGGTTTGACGTACACCAGAAATTTATCAACAAG ATATGCAGCGATGCACAACATGAGTATGAAATGGAACAGACCTTCCAAAAAATTCAAGAGGAATGGATAAACAGAATGTTCCAGCTGCATAACTTAACAGGTCCTTGTCGTCATAATGGTGAACGGGAGGTATCAGAAGAGGATCTCACTTCTGACACCTATTGTGATGTCAAAATCTTCATTG GTTTGGAAATTATCTTCACTGACATAGAACATGATTTGATGactttgacaaacatgcaaaagtcCCGGCACAGTGCTGACTTCAGACTGCAGGTAGAAGAGTGGATGCACTCACTACAAGATCTTG AGAagttgttgcatttttttgaaaTCTATCAGCAAAAATGGATCTTCTTGTCAAATACCTTTGAAGAGACATCCTTGGGTGTTCAAAGATGGGATCTG CTGGCACAATTTAAATCAGTGGATAAGACTTTCAAGACTATGCTGCATTGTATCTCAAATCACCCCAATGTCTTGAACCTTGTTCGTCCCAAAACGACCAACGACAAATTCCATGGTGCAAGCCTTAGCCAAATTCTCATTGATGGCCTTTCGATAATGGAGGCTATTTCCAACCAGATAGCCAATTACCTTCATTCTCTCTGCAGCGCCTATCCAAGACTCTTCTTCTTAAGCGACGGGGAAGTAGTGCAACTGCTGTCTGTAAAAGTGACACCTACCTCTCTGTTACCTTTTGTGCGGAAATTCTTTAAAGGGGTACAGTGTCTTGAAGTGGAAGAAACATCTAATACAACAGATCTGAAGGCAATATGTGATTGCCACAAGCAGAAGAGGGTACTTGGGGTTTTTGGCAGTCTCCAGGAGCACATTACTTTTCTCTCTCCTTTGGAACTGAATACCAATCCCTTGCTTTGGCTCAGTATGTTTGAGGAACAACTCAAGTTCACCATGAAACAACTCATGAAGCAATGTGCTGATGAACAAAAACTACTGGATCCATCCATCGAAAACTCTGCATGTGATGATAGCCAAGTAGGTCATGGGAATGGATTACCTTTGCTGGATCTGACTTCTAAATATCCCCTTCAGTGTCTTCTTGTGGTGGTGGAAATAACATGGTACCGTGTCCTTCATCTGGCGTTTCAGGAATCAAACGCAGTAAAGCTGAGTACTATCAAAAGATTAAACTGTGCACAACTGGAAAATCTGTGTCAGTATCTTAGAGATACAGGGTCTTCAAAGTATACAATGACATGCTTGCGTATGTTAGTGCTCCTTACAATCAAGCATGCACAGCAGCTAACACAACTCATGCAGGTACAATGTCCTCCAGAGTCCTCTTTTGAGTGGCTAAGTTCCCTCAAGTATTGTACCACCTCAAAAGATCCAGGTCTAAAAGAAACTGATGAGCCACAATGTTATGTGCATGTTATGGACTATAGACTCCAATATGGTTATGAGTATTTTGGTCCAGAGTGCTGGAGAATGGTGCATACCCCCTGCACAGATCAGGGGATGATGGGGATTCTCCTCGCTGTGATGTGTTATCGGTGTGGATTTGTAAGTGGACCTCGCATGTCAGGAAAGACAAAGACTGTAGTCCATTTAGGGAAAGCACTGGGGCGGCTCGTTGTGATGCTACACTGTTGTCCAAACATGGCGCGTGATATTTTTCAAAAGATGTTGCTCGGTGCTCTTTTGACTGGAGCGTGGTTTGTGCTGGATTCTGTGGACCTATTGCCTCAAGGTGTCCAAGCATCATTGGCTCAACAGCTAGAAGAAATTTACCAGAGTCTTTCTGGATTGTCAAGACAGAAGAAACAAGGGGTGAAAAAGCAGGAAAAGACTGATCTAGAAATCGTATTTTCAGGGGTAAACATTACTGCTAGCCCTAACTATGGATGTGTTCTCATATCATCAAAGGAACACACCTCTGAGATTTCACAAAGTCTGCGATTTTCAACAAGACCCGTGGCATTAATCCATCCCAATTATGGGATCATTACAGAGGTAATGTTGACTTCCTTTGGTTTTACAGAGGCAAAGTCTTTAAGCCAGCGTCTGGTGTCTCTTATCAGCTTCACCAAGGACTGCCTTTGTCTGCCTGACTTCAATGCACAAGGCCAGGGTGGTCACCTTGTTCTTTTGCAGAGTATCTTGTCTGCTtctaaaaaacaattaaaagaaATCATTCTGGATCCAAAATTTTCAGGTAAGAGTAGACAGTCTCTGGTCATACAAGCTGTTCTTACATCTCCAGAAAATGACAATGTGGAGGAGTTTAACGAGGATCAACAACAAGCAATTATACCCAGATTATTGGAGGAGATAGCTTTTGTCAAAGCGATTCATTCAGTCTTGTCGCAAATTATTTACGTACCTGAGAAAGCATCACAATTCAACTCCATTTTCAAAGACATGTTTCCAATAGCTTGTCAGCTTCCCTTCATCCTACAATATACAAAGGAAGAACAAGACTATGGACTTAAAGAGGCAGTGAAAGACGAATTAGAACAGCAGTTGTGTCAGTCTAACTCAGAAATAATTTGCCAGGTTTTTACACTCTACCAAACCTTGAGATTCTCTCAGGCAGTTATACTTGTCGGACCCTCTGGGAGTGGAAAAACAACTTGTTACAATACTCTGGCGGGAGCCCTCAGTAAACTGGCAGACAAAACAGATCATATCTCTGGTAAGAGCATGCTTAAAACGGATAACCCATGTATAGAGCAAATCTCTGCTATAAACTGGAGCTTTGTCAACACTGTGGTTCTATTTCCAAATGCCTTGTCTCACGAGGAGCTATTTGGCAGGTTCTCTGACAAAATAGGGTGGCAAGATGGAGCAATGGCCAAGGCATTGAGAGATTCAGGAAGACATAAGCCTGGAAATTTAGATGGAAAGAGTCTAAATCATAAAACCAAAGCAGAGAAATGGCTTGTAATGGATGGTAAGCCAGTGGGTCAACCCGGCTGGCTTGATCACATGGGCATACTGAGCAATTATGAGGAACCATCTTTAACCCTACCATCTGGTGAAACACTGGTGCCATCCCAGTCACACTTCAAGTTACTCGTGGAAACCACTGACCTTAGTCACGCAAGCCCCTCTGCAATGACCCACTGCAGCCTCATTCATTTCGCCGGCACTGATCTTTGGAAAGACGTGTGGAAGAGCGAAATGGATTTGCTCTATTACAGACACATTCTGGATCAAGAGACTTTGAAAATGTGGACTGAGTTGGCAGAAGATCTTTTCTCAAGCACTCTCAGGGCACTGAAGAAGAATGGGATTTCTACTAAAGGACAATCCTACACATATGGGCTGACGGAAATCATGTCGTTCATTCGAATCCTGCGTGCGCTCCTGCAGCATTTTTCCAAGGAGCTGAAAAAGGATGAAGAGCAAAAAGACTCAGGAG GTGCAGATTTCACAATAAACAAAGAGATTTTTCTCCTGGCTTATGTTTGGGGATTCGGTGGGAATCTTCATTCAAG ACTCTGGCCACAATTTGACGTTGTTGCCCGCCAAGAGCTTGTTAATTGTCGATATAAGGTTGTGTTTCCAGATGAAGGGACTGTGTTTGAGTTCTTCTTTAGCATTGACAGCAGGATATACTCCAACAACACAATGTTGACAAAGTCCATCACTCCCAAG TATTGGAAGTATACCTGTCTGCTGACCGTCATGTTGGAGGCAAACCAGCCAGTGTTGCTTGCAGGAGAGCCAGGTTCAGGAAAAACTACCGTGTGTAACACCCTGCTGCGTTTTGATAAGCCGCACATTAAACTACCTGCTAGTTCTATGCGGGGTCCCACAGACTTGCGGCATTTGCTGTGCGGAATTAGCCACCAGAGGACCTGTCAAAACACCAAGGGTGTGATGAGCAACCATCCTGGGCTGTTGCTTTATGTGGATGACTTGCATGAAGCGCCATGTG ATGTGACTGGGAAGATTTCCAAGATCTTAGAGACTCTACGACAAAGTATTTCAAAATCGGGGGTTATTGCATGTGATACTCACCACTTCAAGGTGCTTAGTCCTGGAACCATTACCTACTTGGCCACCTGTTGCATCTTTGAACTGGACAATCCCCACGTTAACGTGATATCCTCCAGGCTGTCACGTCTGTTCTCCATCTTTGTGCTCCCAAGCTTAACCACTGAGTTGATACTGTCCATTCATTCGCCTCAGCTAAAACTCTGGCTCAAGGATATGTCGCTCATCCCAAGTGTGACTGATATGGTGAACTGTATCATCACAGCCACTAAAAACTTGTATGAAGATGTTTGCAACCATTTCCAACCCACTCCACAGAAGCCATGTTTTATGTTTTCCCATATTGACCTGCAGAAAGTGTTTCAGGGACTGTGCTTGTGGCGGCCTGATCTTCCAAAAACTGAAACACAAGATGCAAATTTACAATCTAAATGTTCCCCTATCTGTCAGGACCCTTTAGTAACAGAGCTTTACATTGCGCATCTGTGGATGCACGAGTGCAAACGTACATTTGGTGACCGGATCAGCTCAGAGGACGAAAACAAAACACTGGAATCACTCATTACCAAGGAAGCTAGTGCACAGTTTAGATTGCAGTTGCCTAATGAGTCCTACCTTGACACCATCTTTTTGCAAAGCTCTGCTAGTCATACTGCACACTTAGACCCAGCTTCAGAACCAAAACCGACTGCATCGACAGAACCATTGTCCattcttttggaaaaaaattccTGTGAAGTTCCAAGACGACAATCCCAGTTTATTAAGCACTTGCAGGAAGTTACCGCTAAACTGACATATGGCCCACAGCATTTTGAGGATTCTATATTCAAATGTAACTGTTCTTATCAGCCACGAGATATCGATGCACTCGTGCAGGACCTGTCTGCTCTCATAGACATGAAAGAGGACAACAAAGAACAGGAGATTGACGTCACCCTTACGTCCAAATACGTTGTACACAGACAACGGATGCATCAGCTGTTGCATATCATTAGGGCTCTGCTCATACCTGGAGGTCATGGAGTGCTAATGGCCTCCGACAGAAACACAGGACGTAAGACAACTGTGCGTCTTGCTGCGTATGTCACGGGCTGCCATCTGATTGAGGTACACGCCGGTAACGAGAACCAGTTGCACACAATTTTAAAAGATGCCGGGAATCGAACTCAGGTCAGTGAAGTTTATACTGTCATCCTGGTCCATGAGAATATAAGCTCCTCTGTCAGGGATGAGCTACTGGTGGCCCTCAGAGCCTACCCGGGGCTATACACAGACCAGGAGCTGGCCAAGCTTGTTTCTCGAGTGACTGctgtgaataaaacaaaaaaattcctCTTGGACAGCTGGATTTTTGACAA GTCCTTGTGTCAAAACCTCAGAGATGTGCATGTATTCCTGTTGATGCCTTTTGTTGCAACAGCCAACAGTGGGAACCATGAATGCAAG GCACAAATGACCAAAGCACTGGGCCTCTGCTGTGTTGAGCTGTATAAGCCTTGGTACAACCAGTCTTTAGTGGAAGTTGCAGCTCAGTTCCTGACAAAAATTGGCCAAAATG TCAAGATACAAGGctcctcacaggctggcatggCTGCAGTAATGGCAGGCATCCATCAGTCTGCATATCAGTATGCATCTGTCCTTCTAATGACACAGCCTTTCAGCCCTTACACCTATATGGAGTTCATTTCCCACTTTAGTTACATCTGCAAAGTCCTGCACAAGGAATTGGATGATCGTACCAACAG ACTGAACGCTGGTCTATCTCATTTGGATGCTCTGGACATAATCGCCATGAAGTACAAACAAGATTTAATCAGAGTACAGAGAAAGGTTGCTGAGATACAGCAG CGTGCTAATGAGCTCCAAGGAGCTATAGACCATCAGAACAGCCTActtaagaaaactgaaaaaaaatgtgccgcACAGGAGAGAAAGATAGAGATTCTTGAGGCTAAGATTGCTGCATCTGAGAAAGTG CTGAGACCGTTTTTTGTGGCAGCCCTCACCGTGCTAGAAAGTCTGGACCCGTTAGACCTAGAGGAGGTGCGCCACTACAGAGAGCCACCCGATGGCGTGGTGATGGTCATGGATGCCATTTGTGTGCTCTTTGACCGCCCACCTGGCTGGGACAATGCAAAAAGACTTTTTGGGCAATGCAACTTGTAtaag TGCCTGGAATTGTTTGACTTTTACGGCATTACAGACAGACAGATGCGACAACTAGGTCAGTTAATTACAAACCCCACGTTTGTGCCAGAGTGTGTGCGCGAGGTTAGCAGGGCCTGCGAGGCTTTGTCCCGCTGGGTTCTGGCCGTGTATAGATGTGGCTGTATGAGGCACCAGCTGGTAATCAGGAAGCAGCTGGATGGGCGGGCGAAGGAGGCGGAAGCTCGACTGCAGCAGATCAAGAGTTACATGGAGGACATAAATCACCGTCTCAAAGATCTCCGAGTTAAGCTGCAGCCTGTGCAAAAGTTGCTGAACGAGCAATTGCTGCTGTTACACGAAGCTGAGGACTTGGAGAGAAAGGCCGCTTATGCTGTAGAGTTGTTGGCGAGACACGCTGAAGTATGGAGAGCTGCAGCTCAG gAATCACTGCTTGAGAGACAAAGATTACCAGGAGACGCTATGATCCTGGCTGCCATTATGTCATATTTGGGTCCCTTTGCGGCTGATGTACGCACTGAATTGCTGAGCAAGTGGAAGGAGTTGTGTCAGACAGGAAGCATCGACACAAACCCCAAAGACCCCAGAAGTTCCCTGATTGCCTCGCCTGATATCACACCTACTGAGTCCATCACTAGTTTTCCGGTCGCCCTGTCTGAGATGCTGCGGCAGCCTCTGTGTCGGGCGTTGGGAATTAAGCATGACTGGCCACTACAAGATACCTCATCCACCAGATTGGAGATGAAGCTGCTGCTGTGGGGCTGCAGGAGGAGCTGGGTTAAACACTGGCCACTCTTGGCCGATACACAGCATCATCTAGAGATCAGCTCTCATAATGGGGTCATCACAG GCGAAACAGGAGACGATACCAGTCTTGGGAAAGAATTAGAGTGTGAAATAGTGGTTAGTGCTGATGATCCGAGGCTATTGGTCCACTTGAGCTTGGCTGCTGAGAAAG GTTTGAAAGTCCTGGTTACTCATGTAGAACGTGCAACGGCCAGTCCACATTTCCTTGCTAGACTGTCCCGTTCCGGTGGGTGTTGCCCTCCTGGGTTAAAACAGACCCCCCACCAGACACACCGTGATTTTTGCCTCTTCCTCAGCACCCACCTACCTGCCCGACTGCTCAGCAGCG CTGTGCATCCATCCATACTGGCTCAGGTGTTCGTGGTTGACCTCTCGCCAAGCTCGGATCAGATCCAGGAGCTCATGCTGACACAGCTACTGCAGTCGGAGTTTAAAGCAATGCTGATTCAGCACCTGCGGATACAGAATGACAAGCAGCTGCTGCAGAAGAAACTGGCCACAGAGGAG GACTCCGTATTGGACGCCATCCTGCAGTCTAATGCCACACTGATGCAGGAGTCCGGCTTCCTCTCACATGTGGCTGTGGTCCAAGAATCAATGACATACACGCAGACTGAGATCCAACTGGTGAATGAGGTGAAGGAATACCTCGAGCCCCTGTTGGATGCTCCTCACCAGCTTGTCAAGCTGGCTGTGCTCTTTTATCAGGCTTTGCAGCAGGTGTCTCGCCTCTCCCCAGCCTATTACTTTCCCTTATCTGGCTTCCTGGCAGTGATGCACGAGGCCTTTGTTGAGAAGGGCAGAACGCTTGTATCGTATGCCACCGGGCAGGTTTTGGGGGGAGTCATACCAGAGATCAGGAACAAAATGGTTGGCAGTTTGCTGTTCCACTACAGGCCGCGTCTGTTTAAAAGTCACAGTGCTGTTCTCAAACTGTTGCTAACTTTGGCCGTGATGCAACACAACCAGCTCTGCTCTCCACCTGAGAGGACAGCCTTCCTCAAGGGAATCAATGATATTCAAAAGCTTGCAACTCATGCTTCACCATCCTCGACAGAGATACCTAGTTGGATATCTCCTCATGTTCACCCAGACATCATCTGTTTGGAGAAGATGTCATCTTTTAGAGGACTGACTGACTCTCTGGCCTCTTCACATGAGCTGTGGCAAGAGTACCTGCGGTCCCCTTCCTCTGTTGTTACAGGACCAGTTCCCTGTGACTCTCACTCCCATTTGTCCTTGATGCAGCGGGCTCTCCTCTTGAAGACCCTTAGCCCACACTGCATGGAGGAACTTGCCAAGGCCATGGCTACCTGCCAGCCCTGCCCGCCTCTCCATACAGCAGCGATTAATGCACCCCACTGCGGGAACCCTAAGGCTCTTCATCCATTTCTTGTCAACCATGAGGGACCCATCATACTAATATGGCCCTGCCTATCTAAGGATAAGTGGACAAGCATTCAACCTCTCCTCTTGGTGAAGCAGTTGGCCTGCATTGCAGCAGACACAAAGGAG GTGAAAGTGATTTTTACAGGAGGGTGTTGTGACAGCGAGGTCACCATCTCAACTTTAGGTAAAGCAGTTAGAGACGGCCATTGGTTGGTTTTCAATGACTGCCACCTGCTGGAGCAATGGGATGCTAACGTAGTGGCACACCTTAATCAGCTGGTATCTCCTTCCATGG GAAGAGGACACATGAAAAATCCTCACCCAAACTTCCGAATGTGGTTTTTAACTGAAgaaacttcctcctcctcctccatacCCG CATCAGTGCGAATGCGTGCCCTGCCTCTGGTTTGTGACACTTCCTGGGATGTGAAGGAAGAGCTGAGCTGCTCTTTGCAACTTTTGTCATCTATTGTACAGCGTCAGACGCCTGCAGGCATCATGGCTGACAACATGGAGCTCCTTCTGCGCTGTGCAACTTTCCATACGGTTTTAATACAGAGAGAGGCCTACAAATACTTGAGCCAGGCCAGAATGTACAGCTG GAACCAAGCAGACCTTCTAGCTTTGGCGCATGCTCTCATTTCCATTGCCAGTCTCTGCCACGACAAGACTAAAGCGTTACAATATATAGCAG tcaACCTTGTGTATGGTGGCCATGTTCTGGAGTCTATAGATTCAGAGGTGGTCCGGAGTAATGTTGATACCTGCTTCAGCACAGAGCCACTCCTGGACAGTGGGCCGCAAATGCTTGCAAATATCATCAGCAGCGCTGAGCACCGTG ATTTGTCCAAACTGATACAAGTCCTGAATCGACATCTCTTGAATTCTCTGGACATCAGTGATCCTGCTCTGTTGGGTTACAGTGCTGATGTGCCAGCTGAAATCATCAAGATCAATAGTCACAAACTGATCACGCTGCTGCAGGTCTCCCAGGCGCCTGGAGGAATAACCACATCTTCCAGCAGGGACATAGCGACTCTGCCAAAACTTAGCCATGCCAGAGAGCGACTTCAGGCTCTACAGGACTACCTCACACACGAAAATAACATCCGCACAAGAAATGCGGGCCCTGTTTTCCAAAGCCCCCTTTATGACTTCCTCCTGGCTGAGTGGAATGCGCTCAGTGGCTTAGTGTCTTCGCTGCTGTCTCAGCTCAGACAGCCACTTCGATACATGGCGGCGATCATCCTTTCCTTCCCTGACCTCACCGCACTGTCTCGTTTGGAGCGGCGGGCAGAGTTGCTCAGTGCTTACCTGTGGCGTGACAACACTTCCGCTCCACGTAGCGCCTACAGGCTGTCTGCTTTCACTAATGCCAGGGGCCTTCTGGTGGCCTTGATGAGAAGGGCCGCTCAACTACATCACAAGTACATCAGCGATATTACTCTGCATTTTGAG GTCCATCGTGAGGATGCATTCTTTCAAATTCCTCCAAGGGATGCTGTGTACTTGTGCGGGCTGCAGCTGAGAGGAGCATCATGGGAGGCACAGATTGGAGCGTTAGAAAACACTCTCTCCCCTCAGCCCTGCTCCATGCCTCTCATTTGCGTTATGGCCAGAGTGAAAGAACTTAACTTCCTGCCTTCCAGGAGCGCTCTTCCCATCTACCAGTGCCCAATTTATGTGGAAGACTTAAACACGGGAGAGGAGGGACTAGCTGACTTTAGCTCAGTCGCAACCGTTCCACTTCCCTGCAATTCAGACCCTTCCTTGTGTAGTTTAAGGGTGGTTCGGTTAGTGAGTAAGCTGTGTGACAGCTAG